A section of the Kribbella sp. HUAS MG21 genome encodes:
- the otsB gene encoding trehalose-phosphatase codes for MSTPVIRTDSGRDGWEAMVADPAGAVISTDFDGVLSPLVEDPARSRPVEGALDALARLARSVNQVAIVTGRPALVVTELSGATAHAGLDRLVVLGHYGLERWEAATGKVISDPVPAGVTTARERLPGLLTEVGVPDAFVEDKDSSLAVHTRRLDDPTGALELLRGPLTALAEETELRLEPGNLVLELRPPGVDKGVAIRRLLESTGARSILYAGDDLGDLAAFRAIAEQRAAGLPAVLLATRSSNATELIEAADIVVDDPSGVVTVLTALSDAIAAR; via the coding sequence ATGAGCACTCCGGTCATCCGCACCGACAGCGGCCGCGACGGCTGGGAGGCGATGGTCGCCGACCCGGCCGGCGCGGTGATCTCCACCGACTTCGACGGCGTCCTCTCGCCGCTGGTCGAGGACCCCGCGCGGTCCCGCCCGGTCGAGGGCGCCCTGGACGCACTGGCCCGGCTCGCCCGGTCGGTGAACCAGGTTGCAATCGTCACCGGCCGCCCGGCGCTGGTGGTGACCGAGCTGTCGGGCGCGACCGCGCACGCCGGCCTGGACCGGCTGGTGGTGCTCGGCCACTACGGGCTGGAGCGCTGGGAGGCGGCCACCGGCAAGGTGATCAGCGATCCCGTTCCCGCGGGCGTGACCACGGCGCGCGAGCGGCTCCCGGGGCTGCTGACCGAGGTCGGCGTACCGGACGCGTTCGTGGAGGACAAGGACAGCTCGCTGGCCGTGCACACGCGCCGGCTGGACGACCCGACCGGGGCGCTCGAGCTGCTGCGCGGGCCGCTGACCGCGCTGGCCGAGGAGACCGAGCTCCGGCTGGAGCCGGGCAACCTCGTGCTCGAGCTGCGTCCGCCCGGGGTCGACAAGGGCGTGGCGATCCGCCGCCTGCTGGAGTCGACCGGCGCGCGGTCGATTCTGTACGCCGGTGACGACCTGGGCGACCTGGCCGCGTTCCGCGCGATCGCGGAGCAGCGTGCCGCCGGGTTGCCCGCCGTACTGCTGGCGACGCGCTCGTCGAACGCCACCGAGCTGATCGAGGCCGCGGACATCGTCGTCGACGACCCGAGCGGCGTGGTGACGGTGCTCACGGCCCTTTCGGACGCGATCGCAGCACGCTGA